The Caldilineales bacterium genomic sequence GGCCGCGTATGCTTTCGACCCTCCTACTCAGCAAAACCCGGGAAACTTTGACGGCCACCCGAGGCAGGAGGGTTTGCCGCTCGCCCTGGCTTGGGCTACACTGCTACGGGAAGCTCCTCAACCCGCCTGCGTCGCTGCCAGAAGACCATGCCTCGCCCCAGCAAAGCCATCCCACCCCCGCCCATCATCGACCTCGACGACCCGGCGCTCTACCTCAACCGCGAACTGACCTGGTTGCAGTTCAACGCCCGCGTCCTCGAAGAAGCCCTGGACGCCTCGCACCCGCTGTTGGAGCGGGTCAAATTCCACTCCATCTTCTGCAGCAACCTCGATGAATTCTTCATGATCCGGGTCTCGGGCCTGCGCGAACAGCTGGCCGGCGGCGCCTACGAAGCCCCGCCCGACCGCATGTCGCCGGCCGAGCAGCTGGCAGCCATCCGCCGCGTCTTGGAGCCGATGTTGGCCCGTCAGGTTCAGGACTGGACGCACGACCTCCTGCCCCACCTGCGCGTTCATGGCATCCATGTCTTGCACTACCGCGAGCTGAAGGGCAAGCAACGCCAACTCCTGCGCGGCTACTTCGCCAAAGAGATCTTCCCGGCCCTGACGCCGCTGGCCTTCGACCCCGGCCACCCTTTCCCCCACATCTCCAACCTGAGCCTGAACCTGGCCGTGGTCATCGCCGACCCGGTCAAAGGCGAGCGTTTTGCCCGTCTCAAAGCCCCCCTGGATGTCTTCCGCCGTCTCATCCGCATCCCCAGCGAAGATCGCGCCGACGCCGTGCAGGACCTGGGCCTGACCGATGTGCGGGCGAACAATTTCGTCTGGATCGAGGAGGTGATGGCGGCCAATCTCGACCTGCTCTTCCCCGGCCTGGAGATCAAGGCCGCCTATCCCTTCCGCGTCACCCGCGACGCCGACATCGAAATCGAGGAGGACGAGGCCTCGGACTTGCTGGATGCCATCGAGACCGGCGTCGGCCGGCGCTTCTTCGGCAAGGCCGTGCGCTTGGAGGTGGATGCCGCCATGCCCGAGCGCTTCCGCGACATCCTGGTCGAGAACATGGAACTCCAGCCCTACCAGGTCTACACCATCGATGGCCCGTTGGGGATGGCCGATCTGATGGATCTGATGCGCATCGACCGGCCCGACCTCAAGGATCAACCCTTCGCGCCCTCGACGCCCCAGGCGCTGACCACCGGCGAGGACATCTTCTCGGTCATCCGCCGCCGCAACCTCCTGCTCTACCACCCCTACGACAGCTTCAGCCCGGTCGTTGACCTCCTGCGGGCGGCGGCGCGCGACCCCAACGTCCTCGCCATCAAGCAGACGCTCTACCGTGTGGGCAAGAATGCGCCGGTGGTGCAGGCCCTGAAAGAGGCGCGCGAGAACGGCAAGCAGGTGGCGGTGTTGGTCGAGTTGAAAGCGCGCTTCGACGAGGAGAACAACATCGTCTGGGCCAGGTCGTTGGAGCGGGCGGGGGTGCACGTGGTCTATGGGCTGGTGGGTCTGAAGACGCACAGCAAGATCCTGATGGTGGTGCGCCGCGAGCCGCAGGGCATCGTCCGCTATATCCACATGAGCAGCGGCAACTACAACGCCGTCAGCGCCCGCATCTACACCGACATCGGCTATTTCACCACCGATGCCGACATCGGCGCCGATGTCTCGGATCTGTTCAACGCCCTCACCGGCTACTCGGCCAAGCAGGACTACCGCAAGCTGTTGGTTGCCCCCGGCTCCATGCGCCGCGAGATCATCCGCCGCATCCAGCGCGAGATCGAACGCCAGCGAGACCACGGCGACGGCTATCTGGCCTTCAAGATGAATCAGCTGGTGGACAAGGACTGCATCCGCGCCCTCTACGAAGCCTCGCAGGCCGGGGTCAAGATCGACCTGCAAGTGCGCGGCATCTGCTGTCTGCGGCCTGGCGTGCCCGGCGTCAGCGAGACGATCACCGTCACCAGCA encodes the following:
- the ppk1 gene encoding polyphosphate kinase 1, with translation MPRPSKAIPPPPIIDLDDPALYLNRELTWLQFNARVLEEALDASHPLLERVKFHSIFCSNLDEFFMIRVSGLREQLAGGAYEAPPDRMSPAEQLAAIRRVLEPMLARQVQDWTHDLLPHLRVHGIHVLHYRELKGKQRQLLRGYFAKEIFPALTPLAFDPGHPFPHISNLSLNLAVVIADPVKGERFARLKAPLDVFRRLIRIPSEDRADAVQDLGLTDVRANNFVWIEEVMAANLDLLFPGLEIKAAYPFRVTRDADIEIEEDEASDLLDAIETGVGRRFFGKAVRLEVDAAMPERFRDILVENMELQPYQVYTIDGPLGMADLMDLMRIDRPDLKDQPFAPSTPQALTTGEDIFSVIRRRNLLLYHPYDSFSPVVDLLRAAARDPNVLAIKQTLYRVGKNAPVVQALKEARENGKQVAVLVELKARFDEENNIVWARSLERAGVHVVYGLVGLKTHSKILMVVRREPQGIVRYIHMSSGNYNAVSARIYTDIGYFTTDADIGADVSDLFNALTGYSAKQDYRKLLVAPGSMRREIIRRIQREIERQRDHGDGYLAFKMNQLVDKDCIRALYEASQAGVKIDLQVRGICCLRPGVPGVSETITVTSIVGRFLEHARIYYFRNGGEDEYFIGSADLMPRNLDRRVEQLFPVDDPQLKESLRQILDIQLRDNVKSRRMHADGSYERIRPQPGDDIVDSQQWLVEHRGFWNRGD